TGTCCAAATATACTTGGGCTTCTATTAGTTATACCCATATTTCCAGATGGGCTTTAAATGGTCAAAACTGGGAAACCAATTAATCTATGGGTGTTTGTGGATTTGGTTAATACAGACATGGACggcccaattaaaaaaaaaatctagggtTTCCAAAATTTGGAGGAAAATTGGAAAATTTCATTTCAtagtgaaagagagtttatgtGACTCCTTTGGCGATTTTGGGGATTGAAACTGGGTTCCATCGGAGAAattgagtttttccgccaaaaccgcaaaatcaagttttcccgccaaaaccgcaaaatcgagttttcccgccgaaaccgtaaaatcgagttttcccgccgaaatcgaaaaatcgagttttcccgccgaaaccgaaaaatcgagttttcccgccaaaaccggaaaatcgagttttcccgccgaaaccgcaaaatcgagttttcccgccgaaactgtaaaatcgagttttcccgccaaactggaaaatcgagttttcctgcgAAAACCGGAAAATCGTGTTCTACCAAAACctaaaaatcgagttttctttCCAAacccgcaaaatcgagttttcccatcgaaaccgcaaaatcgagttttcccgccaaaaccgcaaaatcgagttttcctgccaaaaccgcaaaataaactgcaaaatcgagttttcccgccaaaaccggaaaatcgtgttcaaaaatcgagttttcccgccaaaaccgtaaaatcgagttttcccgtcaaaaccgtaaaatcgagtttttccgccaaaaccggaaaatcgagtttgtccgtcaaaaccgcaaaatcgagttttctgccaaaaatgtaaaatttgtaggcttatagattaaaaatataaatttttcttatattgtccATTATGGACTTCATGGCAGCCCATGTAAACATGGGTGTTAGTGGGTCTGATCTTTAATGGACATGGTTCCTAATAGATATGGTCATTCTTTGTCcacaaacaataaataaatagataaatggATATAGGCTAATGGACGTAGGCTAAACTAGTTTACGGCTCTGGACTAAATGACATTCATTTGACATGCAGTTAATATGAAAGGCATATGTTAAATCTATTCCGTACTTTGAAACCAATACACCATATTAAAGGGATCATATTAAGTTATTTCTCTCTTGAGCATGCATCCATGTGGTTGTTTTCTTGCACTTTTAGGGTCTGAGAATTTTGCAAGGGGGATAAGTCTTTTCATGAATAGTAACGTATATTTTCTCTTAACTGAATATGAAACTAACAGTAGGATAGTTTCTTGGTCACTGGACATTTGCGTGTATAGACAACTAACTTGCTGCCTTGATGGTATCatttgcaaaagaaaaagataaaagataaactCTGTTCTGTGTCTGTGTTCTTAATCTCTTGTGTATAGCCGCCTCAAAGAACTAAATCTACGCTTCTGCTTTCTACCTGAAATGTTGTCACCTTCCATTACAAAACAGATTTtgctaaataataaaaaaaaataatacaaaagaGTCGTAAACCTGGTGAGTGTCTTCCAGATGCAAGCAAAGCCTCTTCTGCGATAGGCTTCCACTGTTGAGCACATGAGCAATTAAGCCCAATCCCTACGCTGAGCCCTCTTAACAGAATCACCGTCCGAAGCACAGAGAATAGTTCCTCTGGAAATCCCTATCccacaacaaacaaacaaacaaacaaacacagtAAAGTTTTTGCATTATAcccaaacacacacacacacacacacacacacacacacactgacacacacacAACAGGTTGTACATTTACCTCAACGGATATCTTTTTGATGGAAGAGTCTTCTGAGAAAGGTTGCAGAACTGATACACCGGGAGGCATCTTTGTGTCGAACATCGTTTTGGCTAACTGGAGAAGTTCTTGCTGCTCATTCTCACACTTGGCAAATGTAACTATACCAAGTTCCCTATATATTCACCACGGAAACAACCAAGGGATCATCATATGCTACACTAATCTGACCAGGTGAATGTAACCAgcataagttaaaaaaaagtcTTATCACCAACTATTTCCTTCTCACTCCATCACAAGACTCTATCCCATAGGACAAACAAGTCCCAGAGGTAATAGTGAGTTTTTGAATTACCTAAAGCTCTGTGATGCCAATGAGGCATTGTTATCAGCGATGGAAATGACCAAATTTGCATAACCAAGTCTCAGGTGGTCAGGTAGTTCCTTCACTTGACCATAATCTAGCAGTGCAACCTAACAACGAGAAACAAGGTCACAAGTCAAAAATACATAAACAGCAAAACAAATCAGAAGACCCCAGTAAAGTCAATTAAGATAACTTGCCTCTGAACCTTTACAAATCAAGATGTTCCCAGGATGTGGATCAGCATGAAAGAAACCACTCTTCAGTATCATTTGCCCATATGCTTTAGACAAACTGCTAAGTATATTTCTGTGGgagcaagagaaaaaaaaaaagagaacattATCCCATTACACATCATGACAAGATCCAAATGCTAGTCAAGAAACAAGAGACCAAAagcatagagagagagagcttgtcCGTTCCTAGAAAGCTTACAGTTTTGCTGCCTCTGCCATCCTACCACGAGGATTTATCCCTCTTTTGGCCATCTCATCACCGAGTCTCAAGATAGGGATTCCGTTAACGTAATCCATCACCAGAACCCTCCTGTGTGCATTATGGTTACCCTCTGATCagcactaaatttttttaaagaatcatGAATGAAAAGATAGAAACCACATTCATGATCAGTGAAGCAAGACAAGTTAAAAAAGCCTATTGAGATAACTGGAAGGCTAATATAAGAATAAGTACCTGGTCACCAATTGTGGCAACACCCTGGGAACCAGAACAGGACTCTTCCTGTTGTTATCATAAAGAAAACGACGGATCTTTTCCATTGCATTGGCCTCCCTTTTGAAGTCAAATTCATACCCAatcttgaaaaaattaaaaacacacaaGGAGTTCTAGTGAATTGAGAGAGCAGTAAGATCCTAACCTTATATCTTTACAAGTGTACCTGCTTCTCCATTTCCTTTGTTATGGAGAACAAGTCAAATTTGATATCTGTTTTCTGCATGTATAATGCAAATATTTGCAAGTTCCGTATGTCGGTCATCATCAGTTTCTCAACGCCAGGGTGTTGAACCTAAACATGTGGTTCCACATTCAGACACTAATGAAAAATGCTAGAAAGCTTTCAGTTTGTCTAATGATTATTCTCACCTTTACAACAACATCTCTCTTGTCTCCCTTTACTCTTGCACGATGAACCTTAtaccagaagcaacaaagaTAAAGAGTGAAACTGTATGTTTTGCTTAAATTGCTGTTACTAAATTTCTCTCATGATGATAGTATCACC
The window above is part of the Brassica napus cultivar Da-Ae chromosome C8, Da-Ae, whole genome shotgun sequence genome. Proteins encoded here:
- the LOC106427422 gene encoding aarF domain-containing protein kinase 1, yielding MHAIDFKEIQEKLSDGFRPWQRSFQFWARASDIYTGYKVFQLRVSFVKDVKKQEELWETQHELAAHKIYAMCSDLGGFFLKVAQILGKPDLAPAAWVRKLVTLCDQAPATPFDSIRLVLEKELCKSIDEVFESFDDKPLGSASIAQVHRARVKGDKRDVVVKVQHPGVEKLMMTDIRNLQIFALYMQKTDIKFDLFSITKEMEKQIGYEFDFKREANAMEKIRRFLYDNNRKSPVLVPRVLPQLVTRRVLVMDYVNGIPILRLGDEMAKRGINPRGRMAEAAKLNILSSLSKAYGQMILKSGFFHADPHPGNILICKGSEVALLDYGQVKELPDHLRLGYANLVISIADNNASLASQSFRELGIVTFAKCENEQQELLQLAKTMFDTKMPPGVSVLQPFSEDSSIKKISVEGFPEELFSVLRTVILLRGLSVGIGLNCSCAQQWKPIAEEALLASGRHSPGRKQKRRFSSLRRLYTRD